A region of Thermococcus argininiproducens DNA encodes the following proteins:
- a CDS encoding heavy metal translocating P-type ATPase → MPKKLKLEGLGCANCAYEIEEALKKEGFEFALVNFTTSELVIEGDVEKAKEIVKKVEPSVRIIEKEEHHHNHDDRHHHDHDEDPRKMLYLIIPSLVLFTVGMLLRYYYNYDNAFVLGIFVTSYLLVGWKVLRNAFVNSVHGNVFDENFLIAIATLGAFAIREYPEAVGVMLFYIVGEFFQDIAVNRSRRSIKALLSLKAEYANLKISDKLIKVKPEELKVGDIIVIKPGERVPVDGIVLEGSSNVDTSALTGESVPRTVKEGDEILSGMVNLSGLLTVKVTKELRESTISRILELVENASARKAKTEKFITRFAHYYTPAVVGLATLVAVIPPLAFGEPFSKWLYRALVLLVISCPCALVLSIPLGYFGGIGKSAREGILVKGSNFLDALGRATIVAFDKTGTLTKGVFKVTKIETRNGFSEADILNSAALAEAHSNHPIAKAIKDAYGKEINEAQIKEYEEIAGHGVRTKIDSVEVMVGNDRLLHKFGIEHDTCRVKGTVAHVVINGKYAGYIVISDEIKEDAPKAVKELKRLGVKKVVMVTGDNKDVAAEIARQIGLDDFYAELLPEDKVKVIEELEKKKAPNEKIIFVGDGINDAPVLARADVGVAMGALGSDAAIETADIVIMDDKPSKLPRGIKVARKTQRIVWQNIIFALGVKLAFISLGILGEATMWEAVFADVGVALIAVFNAMRILR, encoded by the coding sequence ATGCCAAAAAAACTTAAGCTCGAGGGCCTTGGCTGTGCAAACTGTGCCTACGAAATTGAGGAAGCGCTGAAAAAGGAAGGCTTTGAGTTTGCGCTGGTGAACTTCACAACGAGTGAGCTGGTTATTGAGGGCGACGTGGAGAAGGCCAAAGAGATAGTGAAAAAGGTCGAACCGAGTGTTAGGATAATTGAGAAGGAAGAGCATCACCATAACCATGACGACAGACATCACCACGATCACGACGAAGACCCAAGAAAGATGCTCTATCTCATAATACCTTCGCTCGTGCTCTTCACAGTGGGGATGCTCTTGAGATACTATTACAACTACGACAATGCCTTTGTGCTTGGAATATTTGTTACAAGCTATCTCTTAGTGGGCTGGAAGGTGCTGAGAAACGCTTTTGTCAACTCGGTGCATGGAAACGTCTTTGACGAGAACTTCCTCATAGCTATAGCCACACTGGGAGCGTTTGCCATCCGTGAATACCCTGAAGCTGTGGGGGTTATGCTGTTCTACATCGTTGGCGAGTTCTTCCAAGATATAGCTGTTAACAGATCAAGGCGCTCAATTAAAGCATTGCTATCTTTGAAAGCTGAGTATGCTAACTTGAAAATTAGTGATAAACTAATTAAAGTCAAGCCGGAAGAACTTAAAGTTGGAGATATAATTGTTATCAAGCCTGGTGAGAGGGTTCCTGTTGATGGGATTGTTTTAGAAGGAAGTTCAAATGTTGACACTTCAGCATTAACTGGCGAAAGCGTGCCAAGGACAGTAAAGGAAGGGGATGAGATTCTCTCGGGAATGGTGAACTTGAGCGGTCTTTTGACAGTCAAAGTTACAAAAGAGCTTAGGGAGTCAACTATTTCAAGGATTTTGGAGCTTGTTGAGAATGCAAGTGCAAGAAAGGCTAAAACGGAGAAGTTTATCACGCGTTTTGCTCATTATTACACTCCAGCAGTTGTGGGGTTAGCTACACTCGTTGCTGTAATTCCCCCATTAGCTTTTGGGGAACCCTTCTCCAAATGGCTTTACAGAGCTTTAGTCCTCTTGGTGATATCATGTCCTTGTGCCCTTGTACTTTCAATACCCCTCGGCTACTTTGGTGGAATTGGGAAGTCAGCTAGAGAAGGAATACTAGTTAAGGGGTCAAACTTCCTTGATGCTCTAGGTAGGGCAACGATTGTCGCCTTTGACAAAACCGGGACGTTAACAAAGGGCGTCTTTAAAGTTACAAAAATAGAGACGAGAAACGGCTTTAGTGAAGCAGATATTCTAAATTCCGCTGCTTTAGCTGAGGCTCACTCGAATCATCCAATTGCAAAGGCGATAAAAGATGCGTATGGAAAAGAAATCAACGAAGCTCAAATAAAGGAGTATGAAGAAATAGCAGGACATGGTGTCAGGACAAAGATAGACAGCGTTGAAGTGATGGTTGGAAATGACAGGCTTTTGCACAAGTTTGGGATAGAACATGACACATGCAGAGTCAAAGGTACTGTGGCCCATGTTGTGATTAATGGCAAGTATGCTGGTTACATAGTAATTTCAGATGAAATAAAGGAGGACGCTCCAAAGGCCGTGAAAGAGCTCAAACGTCTTGGCGTTAAGAAAGTTGTGATGGTCACAGGTGATAACAAAGATGTTGCTGCTGAAATAGCAAGACAAATTGGTCTGGATGACTTCTACGCCGAGCTTTTGCCTGAAGATAAAGTCAAGGTCATTGAAGAGCTTGAGAAAAAGAAGGCACCTAATGAGAAGATCATTTTTGTAGGGGATGGGATAAACGATGCCCCAGTGCTTGCAAGAGCTGATGTGGGTGTTGCAATGGGGGCCTTAGGAAGCGATGCCGCTATAGAGACAGCTGATATAGTTATAATGGATGACAAGCCTTCAAAGTTGCCAAGGGGGATAAAAGTTGCAAGGAAGACACAGAGGATAGTGTGGCAGAATATAATCTTCGCCCTTGGGGTAAAGCTGGCATTTATAAGTCTTGGAATCCTTGGAGAAGCAACCATGTGGGAGGCAGTCTTTGCAGATGTCGGCGTTGCGCTGATAGCAGTCTTCAACGCGATGAGGATTTTGAGGTGA